Proteins encoded together in one Xyrauchen texanus isolate HMW12.3.18 chromosome 50, RBS_HiC_50CHRs, whole genome shotgun sequence window:
- the LOC127641060 gene encoding hatching enzyme 1.2-like encodes MDPRASFSILLLLVGVVQASPLMEQRVEDGIFTEPGAMDITTKILESNNGSSELLIEGDLVFPKTRNALFCFNNNCFWKKNAQNLVEVPYIVSNEFSFYDKSVIQSAMSTFHTKTCIRFVPRTSQTDYLSIENKDGCYSSLGRIGGKQVVSLNRLGCVYRGIAQHELNHALGFYHEQTRSDRDQYVRINWENISPDMAYNFQKQNTNNQNTPYDYSSIMHYGRTAFATQPGMETITPIPDATVQIGQRQDLSNTDILRINKLYGC; translated from the exons ATGGACCCAAGAGCTTCCTTTTCCATTCTGCTCCTGCTGGTTGGCGTCGTCCAGGCATCTCCTCTCATG GAGCAGAGGGTTGAAGATGGGATTTTTACAGAGCCTGGAGCTATGGACATCACTACAAAGATTTTGGAGTCCAACAATG GATCTTCTGAACTCTTGATTGAAGGAGACCTGGTGTTTCCCAAAACCAGAAATGCTCTCTTCTGCTTCAACAATAACTGTTTCTGGAAGAAAAATGCACAAAACTTAGTGGAGGTTCCTTACATAGTGAGCAACGAATTCT ccTTTTATGACAAGTCAGTTATTCAGAGTGCCATGTCGACTTTCCACACCAAAACCTGCATCCGCTTTGTGCCCAGAACATCTCAGACCGACTACCTCAGTATTGAGAACAAAGATGG GTGCTACTCTTCTCTTGGTAGAATTGGAGGCAAACAGGTGGTCTCCCTCAACAGATTAGGCTGTGTGTATCGTGGCATCGCTCAGCATGAGCTCAACCATGCCCTGGGCTTCTACCACGAGCAAACAAGGAGCGACCGTGACCAGTACGTTAGGATCAACTGGGAGAACATCTCTCCTGACATGGCCTACAACTTCCAAAAACAGAACACCAACAATCAAAACACTCCATACGACTACAGCTCCATCATGCACTATGGAAGAACGGCCTTCGCCACCCAGCCCGGGATGGAAACCATTACTCCCATTCCTGATGCAACGGTGCAAATCGGACAGAGGCAGGATCTGTCCAACACCGACATCCTGAGAATCAACAAGCTGTATGGATGCTAA